The genomic stretch ACTTGTAGGCGGTAGCATCTTTGCCACCGCGGCTTTGGCCGCACCTAACACAAAGAGTGATGTGTATGGTTCCTTTTGAAAATGTAGCATCCTATTGTTGTCTTCCTCCCCTGCCTTTTTTGTGCTACTTTGTTGCCTTATTGGTTGCTCTTGGCACTTGAACTCGTTTTTAATAACTAATTAAAAAAGAAAAGTAAGCGATTTAGGAAAAAATAACTAAATTAACGATAAGCGGGGAAATCACAATGTCCAATTGTCCATGGATGTTCATCTCGATATAGAAATCGAGTCATAATATTTACCAGCATTAAAATTGCACTTATAACTTCATTATTCGCCAAAAAGTAATGCTCAAATTAAATGATGAAACAAAAAAAGTAAACACTCAAACTACTTTACTAACTACTAAGTGGCTAATTAGTTGTTGACATACTAATTTTGTTTAAATCTTAATTATTTGGTGTAAATTAAATCAGGGTGCCTATTATCGTCGATAACCGTGTATAATTATTACTTTGTGGTGGGTACTCTGATCTCATGATGAGGTAAATGGCTGATTAAAATGTTTGCTATATTTCCATGGGTAAGGATCAATCTTCTTATCTTCTGGTTAAGGGATGAAGTGAACAATCACCACACAAAACTCATTTGTTTACCATTATTTTATAGAGTCAACACTAATTACTCTTTGCTTTCGGAAAAGTGCTTGCGCTTATTTCTATTGTGAAATACTAGTCAGGCAGTCATACGAATTGATTCAATGTAGTTTCCGACGCAATTATCATCTTGGGTCATTAGGCAGTAGTAtttttgtgttgctaacacaagatCGGATAATAAAACTGCCTACATCCGACCTTTTCTTTACCCCGTAATTTGCAAAAGTCATTAAAACACATAGGATAATTTTGTTGTTGAATACCATTTGTGTATCTTAGAGATGCTATTTACTAAAAATCTTTTTTCATAATGAAGAACAGTGGAAAGACAAGGAAAAAGTGAAAAAGAATGAAGATGATAATAACTAGTGCTTAGTTATTGCCTTATTGGTTGGACCCCTTCATTCCTTTCACATTCTTTTTTACATGCATTATTATGCGTATATGCATGAGAAATCATTTCAATAAGATAAGGAATAATCGATGACATTACTCAGAAAATGTACCTGTGCCCACTAACAACATGTTGTTTCTAGTTGTAAGAACATGCCTACAAAATTAGGGTATATCCATGTATAATGCCAATTGTATAAATAATTGTGTCATTCTATTATATTTCCTTTGACATTTAAGTTATTTTAATTATAGACTTGGGCCTCGTTTGGTTCATCTAGGAATTTAATTAACACCGGAAtatccaattcatgtgaattatttTCCTGTATACGAATTCACATGAATTCGGAAAAGTCGTTTGGTTGCGCATGCGGGAGTTGAATTCCACAGGAGTTGTGAACTACCTAGGAGGGGCTAGGTCATTCAATTCCACCATTATGTAGGCATTCAAAACTCCTTGGAAAATTGAATGCCTACATTTTGCCAAAAAATTGGCAACCAAACATCTTCCCCTTTttacaattcatgggatttttaTTTTCCCATGAATTGAAAGGGCAACCAAACAAGGCCTTGGTATATTATTTTGAGTGATAATACGAGTTGATTTTGGAGTGACGTTATTACTTGTAAATATTATGTCTGAGGATTCTAGAAAATTGTATTTTATATTAtttggttgatcaaggaacttaattttcctaggaaaatacaattcatgggaattaagttccctcatccaattcaggtgaatttcggaaaagtgtttggttgctcGGGTAGGAATTAAATTCCACAGGAACTTTCAATGACCAAGGGGgagtaggtaagcaacttcccacatcatgtaggcattggaagttcctggaaagttctaattcctacattttccaaaatttatggcaaccaaacaacccatgtTTTTTAAAATTATGGGATTTTCCAATGCCTATGTTTTCTAAgtggcaaccaaacgaccccttaagcTCATTAGTTTGGTCACATTTGTCAAGTTACCATAAAATTAGAGATGAAAATTGGTTAAGTTTATTAGATCGGACGAAGGTTTATTTGTATCCATTTACGTACCATGCATTTTATGCTTCACATACTTAATTCATTTGTCGTTCATGAGATTTATCATTCACATTTGATACTTCCTTTAGTTCCTTAATTTATATCGAGTAATAACGAATGGTCGAGTCAGAGAAAAAGTTAGATTTTTTCACTTAAAAATACGAAGGAACTTTCTTGGTTTTATACTAATATGCTCTAGTACTCCGTATATACTTTGTTTTGTCTCACTCAtggatttatatttttttatCGAGAGAATTTTAATCAGAAGTATAATTTTGGTCAAATATTTTATCGTCCATAACTTCGAAACTATATGTAGTGCATTATTGTTGTTTCATATCCACCAAATAATTCACGTTCTTCAAATAAAAACTGATACACCAATATAATCTTCGATTACTcattccgtctcaatcatttactTAATTTTTTTTATACTTCACTCTAATTGTCCTCTGCATGTAATTTATTTACTTATGTTACACTCAAAAATGTgtgtgacaaaaagaggaatagcgCCATCTCTATTCACTTCATCAATGCGTTTGACTGGTAATTAAAGATGAATCCGCGTATTGATGAAGATTTAACACATGCATGTGCCTAAAGTTATCCATGAAATTATTAGCTACGGACGTTAAAAAGTTGTCAACTTTAAGAATATCGTCCTAGAACAATCGATGTGTTTatctttaccaaaaaaaaaaaaaaaaaaaaaaatcgatgtGTTTATTTTGTGTGTCATATAGACGGGGAATGTTTAATCGATTTTTCGAACGTCTGCCCTTAAACCACACCACACACATCAATAACCTACATACGAAAGCACTCACAAAATATTCTCATAATTATAGTAGAATGTAAATCTTATCACATTTAGGTTATTAAGAGTTGTTTTATCACTTTTTATTTAGCACATCTATTTATGTCCCGAAATATGTTTAACCACGAGAACGACACGTTTGTTGGGCTCTTCTTATATACTTTCATGGTGTGTATTTGATGTCTCCATCAACGAGATTAATTTATAAGTTGGTGGGCTAGTCacttcttttgattttttttagatTATGAACTATTATGAATATTGATTTGACTTTAGTTATTTTGGGCTTGCAACGAGATTCAACATATTTCTGATTTGGTCAATATGCCGCTTACCAAGCATtcctttaatcttttatttttatttttatttttcatttataTCGGTTTATCTATATATTCTGCCAATAAGGACATCCATTTATAATTATAGGAAGTAATTTAACttttattaaataaattaaatcGGACTCTACTACTCAAGTaatcaatgtttttttttttgtaatgttGACGAGAATCGAACCCAGTTCATAAACACCACGTCTCACGACTTACCAACTAACTAAATATACTCATTTAGTATGTAATCAATGTACTTAATTAAAAAGGACGAAAAGTAATTAAAATTACCTTCTCTAGTCCTTTGGGTGCATGAAATATTAGGCGACCTAGAaatcacccgatgatgatcgaggACTGACACCGGACTAGGCTCCTCACTTTCCGTCTCCGTCTCCGTCTCCACAAACTCCTTCTCTTCCCCACCGCAATGACCACCACGACGCGGTGGTGTAACCGACGGCGATTGAACATCACGTACAGCCTTAATAATACGCTTGAGAGCTTGCAAATCCTCGTCACATTTCTCCAATGCACCTAACAACAACTTCCTCCTCTTCTCCGCCGCAACCTCCGTCGTCGTACCGTCTTCAAGACATGTTACACGTGTCACCGCTTTGGGCGGCGAATTCGGTGGACTTATTGACGTTCGTCGTCGAATTTCCGCCGGAATTGCCGGGCTTCTTGGTACTTCAAGTGTTACTTGTGTTGACGAAGTTTTGTGATTATGTGACTGACACGTGGCACTATTTCTTGGTTTTCGAGAGGTGGCCTCGCGTTCTTGTTTTTTACCTGTAGGAAAATGAGATAACGTCAATACATGTTACTGTAAACAGTAATAAAATTGGATTTCATGAACAAACTTCTATGTTTATACTTGAGAATTCTCTCTGTTTCATAATTTGAAAAATTACGAAACAGAGAGAATTCTAAAGACTACATACTTACCAAAAGTAAGAAATTTGTGACGAGTATGATACTTGGACACGAACTGAAAAATTCCGGACATACAACCAATTTTAACTTGTTGTGTGTAATTAGGAGTCGTTTTCGTGGTCGAGATCGAATCTCGACGCAAGGAAGTCGACCTCAACGACGTCGTCGTTTCTTGCCTTCTTTTTCTTCCTCCCATTTTCTTCCAAACTCGAACAATTTGTTAGGAAAAGTTGTAGGGTAAAAGAATGAATATCAATATGTGTTGATGAACAAACAAGTGAACAACAATTTAACGGTAAAAAATATAAAGTTGCAAAAAAATTAAAGTGTGTGGAGGGGTCTTAAGTAGAGTGATGATAGCAAAGGCAGATAGTTGTCTCTTTTTGTTACTCTTCTTTTTTGGTATGACCAGTTATGGTTTGATTgcgcacaaattcttatttatgaCGGAAGTATTTGTTTTataattaaaatagattaatgaGTATTTATTTAGACAAATttagataaataaaaacaaatgcaagtAACATAGAAAATAACAAGAGCAACAAGAGTTTATCTTATTTATTTGAATATGATATTATTTTATCGATTTTAATTTTAAAATGAATATCTGACTTTCATCTTAAGGGAGAGTAGTGACAGATTATGTAGGACAATGCCACCATGgatcaataataattataataaagtGCTTTTGACTTTGTGctctttaattaattaaattaattgattgAGTAATTAAAGCTTAATAtcttatcacaaattctcattatagacggaccatatccgtctataatgaaagACGAGTCAAATACAATACCATTTTCCTAATAGGAAaaacaacaagtggggtggtgggtgcaaaaaatatcaccactttcatTGTACTTGACCCGTCTACAGCAATAGACGAATAtacccgtctatagcaagactaattGATATCTTATAGTGTTTATGCATGGTAGATGAAGAACGTTAATTATTTTGGTTAGTAGTTACGTAGTACTAATAATAATTCTTTCAATATGTAGCTAGCATTATAAATAAGTCGGGCCACTTATGATAGTAGTGTAATTGTGTAGTCGACTAGTGCTTGTTTTGTCAAGAAAACATCTTAATTAAAAGTTTAAGCGGATGATTAAAATTTTAAGAATGATTTTAGACTCTAAATATGCCCCCTCACACGAATTTTCTTTGAATTTAAAGTGTGGATGTAATCGGAGGCCTCCTCATGTCTGGTGCTAATATTCCGCCTTAGAAATGAGGATGGTGAAATTTGAACCGGTGATCTTTTAGTCACATGACTCTGATACAAATATGTTCTCAAGGCTGGTATACTGTTTATCTTGGtcttttttttacgtttttcttaTTTTGGTGGTCGAGTCATGTTTTCAcgtttttatttaaaatatgtgAAAAAAAATCATTCTTTCCATGTACATGTCACTTTTTATTTATAATTTGTATTTGTATTTTTAGATCATTTATCTCACAATTACTCGGTCTTTATGGCGAAAGTAGACGTAAAGAGTTGATCGTGATGAAAGGAATACCATTTCACATTTAGATGACTATAATTAAGAGTGTTTCAGATAGGAaaccaaaaaaagaaagaaagaaagaaatgaatTTTCTTGtgaataaaaataaaagtaatcGATATTGCAATTTCtcataaaattattatttatttttgatggggcatattctgcaccgctgaccaagtcaacacattgagcaaggtcaaagatatccacagcaaagtcaacgacttagacagtctagccgatgcaacccatcggccacACTGGTGTCGGCCGCAACCGGCAAatggggcacatatccgcgtactcatatccaagaccctcggccggcctgccatgggtccatcggccgagggtagaacggtatttccacctgctagccacttggccactacgtgacaaaaggtgaaagtctataaatactcctcaaccttcattgaggaaatgaTCCAAAAAagtaacctaagaatcactattcacctggtaatatcttccttatctctctacaatacatatacTTAGGCCaagcaacaacttacctctctaagtttactgacttgagcgtcggagtgagtacgctcggccaaagccgagccctcagtttgttcatcgtttcaggagaccgcaaggaggattcaagcaaagacgtcattctacaagccacgggtggtaacaatacttgctctggaattacacccggaacaattttattcttttttgggtttcttatcctatgcctagtggacaTATGTTAGAAAATCCGTTGTAATAACTTATCACGGATTCGTAAACGTTATCTAGTTGAATAAAATTCACTTATTGTGATCAATTAATCAACAATAATTATAACTTCAATACACTCGttaaatactccctcccagtcactataatgttccctctttcccaaaacggattattcaagtaatgttcccctttctatttttagaaacttttactcttattttattcattcctctctcctatcacccaaccccacccaactcttttactcctattttattactttcttttatgttttggccccacaattctttatttaactactaataagtcatccctctctcctatcaccaaccccacacaactattttactcttattttaataCTTTTTCTTAAGTATCGTGCCATTATCAAAGGGGAACATTATGACGACTGGGAGGGAGTAGCTTATAGTGCCCTGTTTCTATGGCAATAATATATTAATGTTTAATAAGTCTTTTTTGTGAAAGGTAGAACACTCATAATGTATTAATGTTTCTATGGCAATATGAGTTTATTTAACCCGTCACAAATTTCTGATGGATATTATCCGCCATTTAATTTGTTATTGATGTAATGAACAATTCATAGGTAATGGACTACAGACATCATATTGCATCTCTTTCAACCTACGGAGTAATATTTAATCTGACAAATCCTGGACCATATTTATTTGTATCCCCACAAATCCACAATGCAAGAAATAACTCAATAAGGGAGGACGAATGATCGCAATTCGCATGTCACTTGTACCATTTTTACCAACATAACCACATCATTTTCTGACTGCTTAAATTATTACTTTTACTTTGTTCTTTCAAGTCAATTTATAGGTTGCTAAAGCACTTCCATTCTTTGGATACTTGGTTCATCTTAGGcccaaaatctcattatagacggcatatATTCGtttataattaaagacgggtcaaatacaataccacattcttAATAGGACAAGtaacaagtggggtggtggggcccaaaaatgtcaccacttcaagctatttggcccgtctttaactatagacggatatatccgtctatagcaagactagctgaatCTTAGGTTATGTACTTGTTGTAATGGCCAAGttaaattgaactgaacttagtGAAATTGAACCTGAATTGAACTaaaataagagttaatttgtgaaaaaaTGAGcttaattgaactgaactgaactgaaatgagctAAAATAAGTCCAGAAAAACATGACCTTAGGTTGTACATCtataaaatctaattaaaaggctaGTGTGACATGGCAAATTAATTGTGACGTGGCAAATGTGACATGACAAATTAAATTGTGACGTGGCACGTGACATGGCAAATTAATGTgacattattattattcttaaattaTGTATGTTTATTAAATATTCCATATGacgctattattattattattattattaaattatatatgTTTGTtaaatatatgatatgattaatTAAAAAATTAGAAAAGTGATGCTACAAATTCACCTATAAGTTTCATAAtttatatatctatctatctatctatacaatataatcaAAAAGACAACTTGAGTGTAATTTTTACTCCATGACATTGCTAACAAACATGAAAAACATCAATAAGTAgcttattttttcaattttacaatcaaaacttactctcataattaatggtaaaataAATTTAGAAAATTGAATGAAAAACCTTTTAAAATTCCACAATTTACTTTTTTTGAACCATCATGGAATAATTAATTTTTACAATttacaatataattaaaaagaCAACTTAAATGTCATTTTACTCCATATGGCATTGctaatacataaaaaaaaaataagtagcttatgttttgaatttcacaatcaaaacttactctcataattaatggtaaaataaatttagaaaattgaataaaaaaactTTTAGAATTCCACAATTTATACTATTTAATTAAAAGGCTAGATTaaaatatttaattaaattccaCATGGTATTAGCATTCAATTTAATTCTACATCACATTTTCATACCCTAATAACttctattcatttttattgattatttaatttatttatattcatttttattgattatttaatttatttataattattaaCACACAAAATGGAATATCAAAAAACGGAATAGTAAGTGAATCTATACAATCTAAATAAAAGAGTACCTTTAAAACATCtatctatacaatctaattaaaagggtACCTAAAACATCAAATTAATGTGACGCTAATATGTCGTGGCAAATTTTTATTGTGACatgacattgatttaactcgctTAATTTGCTAAAAAAAAAACACTCATGCTAGCACTAAATTCTTCTACTTATGTCTACATGAATTTCCATCTTCCATCTTTACCTATTGTTTAATAATGTATTTAAAATAGTAGAAGTTCAAGAGAATGGAAACCTAAAACTCATTagtcacataattaaataatctTTATATTAATTTGACAAAATTTAATCTCATAAACTCATATAATTACCTAACTCATTTTTATGTTTAATATTAGAGAAGAGGAAGAGGTGTATCTTTAATGTCCTAAACAATGTATAAATATACAAGTTTTCTCCTCTTTCAATATCATATTCTCCTTACCAATatttttgttgattaatttttctTTTATGAATATGTTTATATTTATATATGCTAACTTAGGTTGACAAAGTTATATTTATCATTCAAAATGCTTAAATTTCCAATATAGTGTTTACAATtaaatatgtattttttttgtattaattttttttttaatttgtgtaTTGTAGATATGATAATTTTAGTTACTAATAAAAGTGTTTGGATTTTCAGGTTTGCTTGCGTCACGAGTTTCAAACCTTGCAACTAAGCATCTGATCCATTTGGCTGTCATTTAGGTTAATAAATTTGGTTTGATTAATTTGATCATCACCAACAAATGCTAAATCTTGAGTTTGGTCTAAGCAAAATGACATGTATATTCTCATATTATAGTCAATGATGAATTCTTacattcttacattgcattttaacAAAAGCGAAAGTGCATGTAACAATTTTTCAAAGTGTGATAACAAATAACTACATATATTGAAGGCATTTTGTTATTATGTCAataattaatttaggtgatggtttATGCTCTTGTAACTCTCATTCCTTTATTCATGACTTTCAATCTAACACATCTGATCTGTTAAAGTTTTATGGTACACTAATCTAAAATATTCATTTTTATAAACAATGCCTTACATTTAAATTAAAGTATTTGTACTTTTAATGAAGTTTTGAAACATAAATTGGTAATTAAATTTTCATCAAGGCCAGATTTGTAGTAAACTTAATTTTGTGATATTTATATGTTTTATCTTTTATAGATATAAAAAAAAGTGACTATAAAAGTATGGTAGATTTTAATGCTTAATTGATGTTGTTTGTTTCTATAACTTTTTTCATATCTTGTCAGTGGACAAACCTTTGTAATGCATTTGATTACTAAATTAGGCCAGTTCCATACCgtatgaatttttgaaattttaaccCTTTCATGATTAGTTTCTCTCTATTATAGTATTATCCCAACTTAAATTCTCAAATTTTCAAACACACAATTATTATAAATCTTTGATATTAAGGATGTTGGTTGTAAAtagaaaaaataagaaaaaaaaaataattttcatGAACATACAAACAAAAAAAGATAGTTTGGTTGCCAAATTATATGAGTTACAATTGCATATTTTACTACATTTCTCtttgtttattacaatttaaaatttgtaataaattaaataacattATTAAACCAAATTTATAATACAAGGATCTCATGAAATAATATTAGTACTTTATGAAAGCACAGTTGATAATTTGGTATTCATAAGTTTTAACATAattgtataatttttttttcatatattCACCTTGTAATTAAGCACATCTTTCTTTTCCAACCATTACTATTCTTCACAAGGCAAATGAATCTGTGAAATTAAGATGGTAATTGGAAcacaagtaaaaacttgagaaaatagTAATTTTTAttgagaaagagaaataagacaACAAATATTTATTTTGAATATTCAATTCATGTATATGATCTAAGCATTCAAGCAGTAACTAGAAAATTGGAAAACAAGTTCAAGATATACCACTTTTTCTGGACTTAAACATCATCTATATTCTTACTAAGTAGCGACATCTCACCCTTCAGAAATGGTAATCTCCGTTTGAATCCGTGCATTATGCACGGGTGTAAAAACTAGTTCTTTAGCTCAAAAGTTAAGATATTTTAcaatctccttttattttccttttattttaatCGGGTGAAAATTGTCTTAAATTAAGACGATTGATAGATGAATCATGCATCTTAGCCAAAACCTTAAGATTATGGTTGAGGcacaactattatatttatttctATTACGCCCTCTCATTTGAATGTCCATTGGgtttgaagagtggttagtgcacAAGCTCTTCCAAACCATGTGCTGAAATTCCACTTCGTGAGTTATTAAAGACTACCAGGATTTGAACAGTGGCGTCGTTACGGGGGATGCAGTGGCTGCAGCTGCATCCCCTAATATATGTAAAATTTAGTTCAGTATTAATGTATATGAGTTCCAGTGGCTCAATGGTAAAGTGCAATTATTGAGATCTAGAGGTCCCAGGCTCAATCCCCCATCCAGACCctttgagttttaatttttttaCAATTTATTAAGCTCCATATATTCAATAAAATTAAATGCATTTATTTCTCCCAAGTGCTACATTTAACATTCCCCAAAATTTTTTTCTGGTGAGGTAACATTCCCCATAATGCACCACCTTAAATATACAGAAATGCAACTAATTATAATCTAATTTCCAAATTTATGTTAACGTAATACTTTGTACATAAATGTATCGTATTTCAGTATATGTAAGACGACGGTCTTATAGTAGTCAATCCACTTGTAAGCAAATTATCGATAAATGGATGGTATTTTATTAAAAAGGAGAGTCTCACG from Silene latifolia isolate original U9 population chromosome 2, ASM4854445v1, whole genome shotgun sequence encodes the following:
- the LOC141642067 gene encoding uncharacterized protein LOC141642067, encoding MGGRKRRQETTTSLRSTSLRRDSISTTKTTPNYTQQVKIGCMSGIFQFVSKYHTRHKFLTFGKKQEREATSRKPRNSATCQSHNHKTSSTQVTLEVPRSPAIPAEIRRRTSISPPNSPPKAVTRVTCLEDGTTTEVAAEKRRKLLLGALEKCDEDLQALKRIIKAVRDVQSPSVTPPRRGGHCGGEEKEFVETETETESEEPSPVSVLDHHRVISRSPNISCTQRTREVIKNEFKCQEQPIRQQSSTKKAGEEDNNRMLHFQKEPYTSLFVLGAAKAAVAKMLPPTSRWSSETRETVIEVCKDVECGPRLEVENFGFVLQHFIFRDLLDEFINELEAPNEAWKRKLLF